In the Malania oleifera isolate guangnan ecotype guangnan chromosome 1, ASM2987363v1, whole genome shotgun sequence genome, one interval contains:
- the LOC131157897 gene encoding WD repeat-containing protein LWD1-like: protein MDKKVGVYTYVAQWPIYSLAWSMRLDKGSRLAVGSSLEDYTNKVELLHFNPDSGDFSTDSRLVLHHPYAPSHLMFFPSDDTSHPDLLATSGDFLRLWHLHPDRVDLKSLLNSNKASEFNSPITSFDWAPFDLRRVAASSVDTTCTVWDVETEAVDTQLVAHDKEVYDISWGGVGVFASVSGDGSVRVFDLRDKERSTIIYENVPPETPLLRLEWNKSDPRFIAAVGMDSEKVVVLDIRFPTTPLMELRRHRGSVNAVSWAPQFGRQLCSVGDDYRALIWEVVGAGLRAEAGDGEVEPVMWYGAASEINQVRWSPVELDLIAIAFSNKLQLLRV from the coding sequence ATGGACAAGAAAGTAGGAGTGTACACCTACGTCGCACAGTGGCCAATATACTCGCTCGCATGGTCGATGCGGCTGGACAAGGGGAGCCGCCTCGCCGTCGGGAGCTCTCTCGAAGACTACACCAACAAGGTGGAGCTCCTCCACTTCAATCCCGATTCCGGCGACTTCTCCACCGACAGCCGCCTCGTCCTCCACCACCCCTACGCCCCCTCCCACCTCATGTTCTTCCCCTCTGACGACACCTCCCACCCCGACCTCCTCGCCACCTCCGGCGACTTCCTCCGCCTCTGGCACCTCCATCCCGACCGCGTCGACCTCAAGTCTCTCCTCAACTCCAACAAGGCCAGTGAGTTCAATTCCCCCATCACCTCCTTCGACTGGGCCCCCTTCGATCTCCGCCGCGTCGCCGCCTCCAGCGTCGACACCACCTGCACCGTCTGGGATGTCGAGACGGAGGCCGTCGACACTCAGCTGGTTGCGCACGATAAGGAGGTGTACGATATCTCCTGGGGTGGCGTCGGTGTCTTCGCGTCTGTCTCCGGCGACGGGTCCGTGAGGGTTTTCGACCTGAGGGACAAAGAGAGGTCCACAATTATTTACGAGAATGTCCCTCCGGAGACTCCGCTTTTGAGGTTGGAGTGGAACAAGTCTGATCCGAGGTTCATTGCCGCAGTCGGAATGGACAGTGAGAAGGTGGTGGTTTTGGACATTCGGTTTCCGACGACGCCGTTGATGGAGCTGAGGAGGCACAGGGGGAGCGTGAACGCCGTATCGTGGGCCCCGCAGTTCGGCCGGCAGCTGTGCTCCGTCGGGGACGACTACAGGGCTCTGATTTGGGAAGTGGTGGGAGCAGGGTTGCGGGCGGAAGCCGGCGACGGGGAGGTGGAGCCGGTGATGTGGTACGGAGCGGCGTCGGAGATCAATCAAGTGCGGTGGTCGCCGGTGGAGTTGGATTTGATTGCCATCGCATTTTCAAATAAGCTGCAGCTATTGAGGGTTTGA